The Neovison vison isolate M4711 chromosome 13, ASM_NN_V1, whole genome shotgun sequence genome includes a region encoding these proteins:
- the ARHGEF40 gene encoding rho guanine nucleotide exchange factor 40 isoform X2, giving the protein MEPEPVEDCVQSTLAALYPPFEATAPTLLGQVFQVVERTYREDALRYTLDFLVPAKHLLAKVQQEACAQYSGFLFFHEGWPLCLHEQVVVQLAALPWQLLRPGDFYLQVVPSAAQAPRLALKCLAPGGGRVQELPVPNEACAYLFTPEWLQGINKDRPTGRLSTCLLSAPSGIQRLPWAELICPRFVHKGGLMVGHRPSTLPPELPSGPPGLPSPPLPEEALGTRSPGDGHNAPAEGPEGEYVELLEVTLPVRGSPTDAEGPSGLSRTRTVPTRKGAGGKGRHRRHRAWMHQKGLGPRDQDGARPPGEGSSTRASPGSPPGAEALPEATALEVSESPAETLGEASEPCPLRLGEAGGGAGQGAEGPPGTPRRTGKGNRRKKRAAGRGALSRGGDSAPLSPEVKEEASHLEVLVTLPPPNEHDPPGYSPVEEEHKGSGKPESELKEELKPAEKKEPQPSEVCGPTEETAREKDPEGSSLAGVAGPTDPEGLLPDPPAPPLEMVQEGEGDNAPEEAAPVSISDDLDIAWDLMASGFLVLTGGVDQSGRALLTITPPCPPEEPPPSRDMLSTALHYLHSLLRPDLQILGLSILLDLRKSPPLPPALISVLSQLQDLGDPPLIQRLLALTQDDPVAELCGLQGAELLSESDLKRVAKPEELPWDLGGHREPSPSYWVETHQDVARLCCLCQGVLCSVRQAIEELEGAAESEGEEAVGMLEPLQKVLADPRLTELQRDGGAILMRLRSSHSSKLEGPGPAALYQEVDEAIHQLVRLSNLHAQQQERRQRLHQLEQVLQWLSGPGEEQLASFAVPGDSLSALQETELQFRAFNTEVQERLAQAREALALEEDTASQKVLDVFEQRLEQAESGLHRALRLQRFFQQAHEWVNEGSARLAGAGPGREAVLAALALRRAPEPSAGTFQEMRALALDLGSPAALREWGRCRARCQELERRIQQQLGEEASPRGHRRRRADSASSGGAPRGPHSPSPSLSSLMLPSSPGPRTAPSHCSLAPCGEDCEEEGPDLAPEAEGRPPRTVLIRGLEVTSTEVVDRTCSPREHVLLGRAGGPDGPWGVGTPRMERKRSISAQQRLVSELIACEQEYVATLSEPVPPPGPELTPELRGTWAAALSTRERLRSFHRTHFLRELQGCATHPLRIGACFLRHGDQFSLYAQYVKHRHKLENGLAALGPPSKGSAESGPHLPQALQQPLEQLARYGRLLEELLREAGPELSSERQALGAAVQLLREQETRGRDLLAVEAVRGCETDLKEQGQLLHRDPFTVICGRKKCLRHVFLFEHLLLFSKLKGPEGGSETFVYKQAFKTADMGLTENIGDSGLCFELWFRRRRAREAYTLQAASPEIKLKWTSSIAQLLWRQAAHNKELRVQQMVSMGIGNKPFLDIKALGERTLSALLTGRAARTRASVAVSSFEHAGPSLPGLSPGACSLPARVEEEAWDLDVKQISLAPETLDSSGDVSPGPRNSPSLQPPHPGSSTPTLASGGILGLSRQSHARALSDPTTPL; this is encoded by the exons ATG GAGCCCGAGCCAGTGGAGGACTGTGTGCAGAGCACGCTTGCCGCCCTGTACCCACCCTTCGAGGCGACAGCCCCTACGCTGTTGGGCCAGGTGTTCCAGGTGGTGGAGAGAACTTATCGGGAGGATGCCCTGAGGTACACGCTGGACTTCCTGGTACCCGCCAAGCACTTGCTTGCCAAGgtccagcaggaagcctgt GCCCAGTACAGCGGTTTCCTCTTCTTCCACGAGGGCTGGCCACTCTGCCTGCACGAGCAGGTGGTGGTGCAGCTGGCAGCCTTGCCCTGGCAGCTGCTGCGCCCGGGAGACTTCTACCTGCAAGTGGTCCCCTCCGCAGCCCAAGCGCCCCGCCTGGCACTCAAGTGCCTGGCCCCAGGGGGCGGGCGGGTGCAGGAGTTGCCTGTGCCCAATGAGGCCTGCGCCTACCTGTTTACACCTGAGTGGCTGCAGGGCATCAATAAGGACCGGCCCACAGGTCGGCTCAGTACTTGCCTCCTCTCTGCGCCCTCTGGAATTCAGCGGCTGCCCTGGGCAGAACTCATCTGCCCACGATTTGTGCACAAAGGGGGCCTCATGGTTGGACATCGGCCAAGCACATTGCCCCCCGAACTGCCCTCTGGACCCCCAGGGCTCCCCAGCCCTCCACTCCCCGAGGAGGCCCTGGGCACCCGGAGTCCTGGCGATGGGCACAATGCCCCCGCTGAAGGACCTGAAGGCGAGTACGTGGAGCTGCTGGAGGTGACACTGCCTGTGAGGGGGAGCCCCACGGATGCTGAGGGACCCTCGGGCCTCTCCAGGACCCGGACAGTACCCACCCGGAAGGGTGCTGGAGGGAAGGGTCGGCACAGGAGACACCGCGCCTGGATGCACCAAAAGGGCCTGGGGCCTCGGGACCAGGATGGGGCACGCCCACCGGGTGAGGGAAGCAGCACCAGAGCCTCCCCTGGATCACCTCCAGGAGCCGAGGCTCTCCCAGAAGCAACAGCCTTAGAAGTGTCTGAGTCTCCAGCAGAGACATTGGGGGAAGCCTCTGAACCTTGTCCCctgaggctgggggaggctgggggaggggcaggccaaGGGGCTGAAGGACCCCCTGGCACCCCTCGGAgaacaggcaaaggaaacaggagaaagaaGCGTGCTGCAGGCAGAGGGGCTCTTAGTAGAGGAGGGGACAGTGCTCCACTGAGCCCCGAGGTCAAAGAGGAGGCCAGCCACCTGGAAGTCCTTGTCACTCTGCCCCCACCAAATGAGCATGACCCCCCAGGATATAGCCCCGTTGAGGAGGAGCACAAAGGCTCAGGGAAGCCAGAGTCAGAGCTGAAAGAGGAGCTCAAACCAGCAGAGAAAAAAGAGCCTCAGCCCTCAGAAGTCTGTGGACCCACAgaagagacagccagagagaagGATCCGGAGGGGTCCAGTCTGGCAGGTGTGGCAG GACCCACAGATCCAGAAGGGCTCCTGCCAGACCCACCAGCACCACCCCTGGAGATGgtgcaggaaggggaaggggacaaTGCCCCAGAAGAGGCCGCTCCAGTATCTATCTCCGATGACCTGGATATAGCTTGGGACCTAATGGCATCTGGATTCCTCGTCCTGACTG GAGGGGTGGACCAGAGTGGGCGAGCTTTGCTGACCATTACCCCACCGTGCCCTCCTGAGGAGCCCCCACCCTCCCGAGACATGCTGAGCACTGCTCTTCATTACCTCCACTCATTGCTCAG GCCTGATCTCCAGATATTGGGGCTGTCCATCCTGCTGGACCTTCGAAAGTCACCCCCATTGCCTCCAGCCCTCATTTCTGTTCTAAGTCAACTTCAG GACTTAGGAGACCCTCCCCTCATTCAGCGACTGCTGGCTCTCACTCAGGACGATCCTGTGGCTGAACTCTGTGGACTTCAG GGTGCTGAGTTGCTATCAGAGAGTGATCTGAAAAGAGTGGCCAAGCCAGAGGAGCTGCCATGGGACTTGGGAGGTCACAGGGAACCCTCTCCCAGCTACTGGGTAGAGACACACCAG gatGTGGCGAGGCTGTGCTGCCTGTGTCAAGGAGTGCTGTGCTCTGTGCGGCAAGCAATTGAGGAGCTGGAGGGAGccgcagagtcagagggagag GAGGCTGTAGGAATGCTTGAGCCCCTACAGAAGGTGTTGGCAGATCCCCGGCTGACGGAGCTGCAGAGGGACGGGGGAGCCATCCTGATGAGGCTGCGTTCCAGCCATAGCAGCAA GCTGGAGGGCCCGGGCCCAGCTGCGCTGTACCAGGAGGTGGACGAGGCCATTCACCAACTCGTGCGCCTCTCCAACCTGCATGCCCAGCAGCAGGAGCGGCGACAGCGACTGCACCAACTCGAGCAG GTGCTGCAGTGGCTCTCAGGCCCAGGGGAGGAGCAGCTGGCTAGCTTTGCTGTGCCTGGAGACTCCCTGTCTGCCCTGCAGGAGACAGAGCTGCAATTCCGGGCTTTCAACACTGAGGTTCAG GAGCGCCTGGCCCAGGCACGGGAGGCCCTGGCCCTGGAGGAGGACACTGCCTCCCAGAAGGTCCTGGATGTCTTTGAACAGAGGCTGGAGCAGGCTGAGAGTGGCCTCCATCGAGCACTGCGGCTACAGCGCTTCTTCCAGCAG GCTCATGAATGGGTGAATGAAGGTTCTGCTCGGCTGGCAGGAGCGGGGCCCGGTAGGGAGGCCGTGTTGGCAGCCCTGGCCCTGCGGCGGGCCCCGGAGCCGAGTGCTGGCACCTTCCAGGAGATGCGGGCCCTGGCCTTGGACTTGGGCAGCCCTGCTGCCCTGAGAGAGTGGGGCCGCTGCCGGGCCCGCTGCCAAGAGCTGGAGAGGAGGATTCAGCAGCAGCTAGGAGAGGAAGCGAGTCCACGGGGCCATCGGCGACGGAGGGCAGACAGCGCCAGCAGCGGAGGGGCCCCCCGGGGCCCTCACAGCCCCTCACCCAGCCTTAGTTCCCTGATGctccccagcagccctgggcCACGCACAGCCCCATCCCATTGCTCCCTGGCCCCCTGTGGGGAGGACTGTGAAGAAGAGGGCCCTGACTTGGCTCCAGAAGCAGAGGGTAGACCTCCGAGGACTGTGCTGATTCGAGGCCTGGAAGTCACCAGTACCGAGGTGGTAGACAGGACGTGCTCGCCCCGGGAACATGTGCTGCTGGGCCGGGCTGGAGGTCCAGATGGGCCCTGGGGAGTAGGTACCCCCCGGATGGAGCGCAAGCGAAGCATCAG CGCCCAGCAGCGTCTGGTGTCAGAGCTGATTGCCTGTGAGCAAGAGTACGTGGCCACCTTGAGCGAGCCAGTGCCACCCCCGGGGCCCGAGCTGACTCCCgaactaaggggcacctgggccgcAGCCCTGAGTACCCGGGAGAGGCTTCGCAGCTTCCATCGGACACACTTTCTCCGGGAGCTTCAGGGCTGTGCCACCCACCCCCTGCGCATTGGGGCCTGCTTCCTTCGCCAT GGGGACCAGTTCAGCCTTTACGCCCAGTACGTGAAACACCGACACAAACTGGAGAATGGTCTGGCTGCACTTGGCCCCCCAAGCAAG GGCTCAGCAGAGAGTGGCCCTCACTTGCCCCAGGCGTTGCAGCAGCCCTTGGAGCAGCTGGCTCGGTATGGACGGCTCCTGGAGGAGCTCCTAAGGGAAGCTGGGCCTGAGCTGAGTTCTGAGCGCCAGGCTCTTGGGGCTGCCGTGCAGCTGCTCCGGGAACAGGAGACCCGTGGCAGAGACCTGCTGGCCGTGGAGGCAGTGCGTGGCTGTGAG acAGATTTGAAGGAGCAGGGCCAGCTCCTACACCGGGACCCCTTCACTGTCATCTGTGGCCGAAAGAAGTGCCTTCGCCATGTCTTTCTCTTTGAGCATCTCCTCCTGTTCAGCAAGCTCAAGGGCCCTGAGGGAGGGTCAGAGACCTTTGTTTACAAGCAGGCCTTTAAG ACtgccgacatggggctcacagaAAACATCGGGGACAGCGGACTCTGCTTTGAGTTGTGGTTCCGGCGGCGGCGCGCTCGAGAAGCATACACTCTGCAGGCAGCCTCACCAGAGATCAAACTCAAGTGGACCAGTTCTATTGCCCAGCTGCTGTGGAGACAGGCGGCTCACAACAAGG AGCTCCGAGTGCAGCAGATGGTCTCCATGGGCATTGGGAATAAACCTTTCCTGGACATCAAAGCCCTTGGGGAGCGGACGCTGAGTGCCTTGCTCACTGGAAGAG CCGCCCGCACCCGGGCTTCCGTGGCCGTGTCATCCTTTGAGCATGCCGGCCCTTCCCTTCCCGGCCTCTCAccgggagcctgctccctgcctgccCGCGTCGAGGAGGAGGCCTGGGATCTGGACGTCAAGCAAATTTCCCTGG CCCCAGAAACACTTGACTCTTCTGGAGATGTGTCCCCAGGACCAAGAAACAGCCCCAGCCTGCAGCCCCCCCACCCTGGGAGCAGCACTCCCACTCTGGCCAGTGGAGGGATCTTAGGGCTGTCCCGGCAG AGTCATGCCCGAGCCCTGAGTGACCCCACCACTCCTCTGTGA
- the ARHGEF40 gene encoding rho guanine nucleotide exchange factor 40 isoform X1: MWSRGPCSLGICSWSSLSQEPEPVEDCVQSTLAALYPPFEATAPTLLGQVFQVVERTYREDALRYTLDFLVPAKHLLAKVQQEACAQYSGFLFFHEGWPLCLHEQVVVQLAALPWQLLRPGDFYLQVVPSAAQAPRLALKCLAPGGGRVQELPVPNEACAYLFTPEWLQGINKDRPTGRLSTCLLSAPSGIQRLPWAELICPRFVHKGGLMVGHRPSTLPPELPSGPPGLPSPPLPEEALGTRSPGDGHNAPAEGPEGEYVELLEVTLPVRGSPTDAEGPSGLSRTRTVPTRKGAGGKGRHRRHRAWMHQKGLGPRDQDGARPPGEGSSTRASPGSPPGAEALPEATALEVSESPAETLGEASEPCPLRLGEAGGGAGQGAEGPPGTPRRTGKGNRRKKRAAGRGALSRGGDSAPLSPEVKEEASHLEVLVTLPPPNEHDPPGYSPVEEEHKGSGKPESELKEELKPAEKKEPQPSEVCGPTEETAREKDPEGSSLAGVAGPTDPEGLLPDPPAPPLEMVQEGEGDNAPEEAAPVSISDDLDIAWDLMASGFLVLTGGVDQSGRALLTITPPCPPEEPPPSRDMLSTALHYLHSLLRPDLQILGLSILLDLRKSPPLPPALISVLSQLQDLGDPPLIQRLLALTQDDPVAELCGLQGAELLSESDLKRVAKPEELPWDLGGHREPSPSYWVETHQDVARLCCLCQGVLCSVRQAIEELEGAAESEGEEAVGMLEPLQKVLADPRLTELQRDGGAILMRLRSSHSSKLEGPGPAALYQEVDEAIHQLVRLSNLHAQQQERRQRLHQLEQVLQWLSGPGEEQLASFAVPGDSLSALQETELQFRAFNTEVQERLAQAREALALEEDTASQKVLDVFEQRLEQAESGLHRALRLQRFFQQAHEWVNEGSARLAGAGPGREAVLAALALRRAPEPSAGTFQEMRALALDLGSPAALREWGRCRARCQELERRIQQQLGEEASPRGHRRRRADSASSGGAPRGPHSPSPSLSSLMLPSSPGPRTAPSHCSLAPCGEDCEEEGPDLAPEAEGRPPRTVLIRGLEVTSTEVVDRTCSPREHVLLGRAGGPDGPWGVGTPRMERKRSISAQQRLVSELIACEQEYVATLSEPVPPPGPELTPELRGTWAAALSTRERLRSFHRTHFLRELQGCATHPLRIGACFLRHGDQFSLYAQYVKHRHKLENGLAALGPPSKGSAESGPHLPQALQQPLEQLARYGRLLEELLREAGPELSSERQALGAAVQLLREQETRGRDLLAVEAVRGCETDLKEQGQLLHRDPFTVICGRKKCLRHVFLFEHLLLFSKLKGPEGGSETFVYKQAFKTADMGLTENIGDSGLCFELWFRRRRAREAYTLQAASPEIKLKWTSSIAQLLWRQAAHNKELRVQQMVSMGIGNKPFLDIKALGERTLSALLTGRAARTRASVAVSSFEHAGPSLPGLSPGACSLPARVEEEAWDLDVKQISLAPETLDSSGDVSPGPRNSPSLQPPHPGSSTPTLASGGILGLSRQSHARALSDPTTPL, from the exons ATGTGGTCCCGGGGTCCATGCTCTCTAGGCATCTGCAGCTGGTCTTCTCTCTCCCAGGAGCCCGAGCCAGTGGAGGACTGTGTGCAGAGCACGCTTGCCGCCCTGTACCCACCCTTCGAGGCGACAGCCCCTACGCTGTTGGGCCAGGTGTTCCAGGTGGTGGAGAGAACTTATCGGGAGGATGCCCTGAGGTACACGCTGGACTTCCTGGTACCCGCCAAGCACTTGCTTGCCAAGgtccagcaggaagcctgt GCCCAGTACAGCGGTTTCCTCTTCTTCCACGAGGGCTGGCCACTCTGCCTGCACGAGCAGGTGGTGGTGCAGCTGGCAGCCTTGCCCTGGCAGCTGCTGCGCCCGGGAGACTTCTACCTGCAAGTGGTCCCCTCCGCAGCCCAAGCGCCCCGCCTGGCACTCAAGTGCCTGGCCCCAGGGGGCGGGCGGGTGCAGGAGTTGCCTGTGCCCAATGAGGCCTGCGCCTACCTGTTTACACCTGAGTGGCTGCAGGGCATCAATAAGGACCGGCCCACAGGTCGGCTCAGTACTTGCCTCCTCTCTGCGCCCTCTGGAATTCAGCGGCTGCCCTGGGCAGAACTCATCTGCCCACGATTTGTGCACAAAGGGGGCCTCATGGTTGGACATCGGCCAAGCACATTGCCCCCCGAACTGCCCTCTGGACCCCCAGGGCTCCCCAGCCCTCCACTCCCCGAGGAGGCCCTGGGCACCCGGAGTCCTGGCGATGGGCACAATGCCCCCGCTGAAGGACCTGAAGGCGAGTACGTGGAGCTGCTGGAGGTGACACTGCCTGTGAGGGGGAGCCCCACGGATGCTGAGGGACCCTCGGGCCTCTCCAGGACCCGGACAGTACCCACCCGGAAGGGTGCTGGAGGGAAGGGTCGGCACAGGAGACACCGCGCCTGGATGCACCAAAAGGGCCTGGGGCCTCGGGACCAGGATGGGGCACGCCCACCGGGTGAGGGAAGCAGCACCAGAGCCTCCCCTGGATCACCTCCAGGAGCCGAGGCTCTCCCAGAAGCAACAGCCTTAGAAGTGTCTGAGTCTCCAGCAGAGACATTGGGGGAAGCCTCTGAACCTTGTCCCctgaggctgggggaggctgggggaggggcaggccaaGGGGCTGAAGGACCCCCTGGCACCCCTCGGAgaacaggcaaaggaaacaggagaaagaaGCGTGCTGCAGGCAGAGGGGCTCTTAGTAGAGGAGGGGACAGTGCTCCACTGAGCCCCGAGGTCAAAGAGGAGGCCAGCCACCTGGAAGTCCTTGTCACTCTGCCCCCACCAAATGAGCATGACCCCCCAGGATATAGCCCCGTTGAGGAGGAGCACAAAGGCTCAGGGAAGCCAGAGTCAGAGCTGAAAGAGGAGCTCAAACCAGCAGAGAAAAAAGAGCCTCAGCCCTCAGAAGTCTGTGGACCCACAgaagagacagccagagagaagGATCCGGAGGGGTCCAGTCTGGCAGGTGTGGCAG GACCCACAGATCCAGAAGGGCTCCTGCCAGACCCACCAGCACCACCCCTGGAGATGgtgcaggaaggggaaggggacaaTGCCCCAGAAGAGGCCGCTCCAGTATCTATCTCCGATGACCTGGATATAGCTTGGGACCTAATGGCATCTGGATTCCTCGTCCTGACTG GAGGGGTGGACCAGAGTGGGCGAGCTTTGCTGACCATTACCCCACCGTGCCCTCCTGAGGAGCCCCCACCCTCCCGAGACATGCTGAGCACTGCTCTTCATTACCTCCACTCATTGCTCAG GCCTGATCTCCAGATATTGGGGCTGTCCATCCTGCTGGACCTTCGAAAGTCACCCCCATTGCCTCCAGCCCTCATTTCTGTTCTAAGTCAACTTCAG GACTTAGGAGACCCTCCCCTCATTCAGCGACTGCTGGCTCTCACTCAGGACGATCCTGTGGCTGAACTCTGTGGACTTCAG GGTGCTGAGTTGCTATCAGAGAGTGATCTGAAAAGAGTGGCCAAGCCAGAGGAGCTGCCATGGGACTTGGGAGGTCACAGGGAACCCTCTCCCAGCTACTGGGTAGAGACACACCAG gatGTGGCGAGGCTGTGCTGCCTGTGTCAAGGAGTGCTGTGCTCTGTGCGGCAAGCAATTGAGGAGCTGGAGGGAGccgcagagtcagagggagag GAGGCTGTAGGAATGCTTGAGCCCCTACAGAAGGTGTTGGCAGATCCCCGGCTGACGGAGCTGCAGAGGGACGGGGGAGCCATCCTGATGAGGCTGCGTTCCAGCCATAGCAGCAA GCTGGAGGGCCCGGGCCCAGCTGCGCTGTACCAGGAGGTGGACGAGGCCATTCACCAACTCGTGCGCCTCTCCAACCTGCATGCCCAGCAGCAGGAGCGGCGACAGCGACTGCACCAACTCGAGCAG GTGCTGCAGTGGCTCTCAGGCCCAGGGGAGGAGCAGCTGGCTAGCTTTGCTGTGCCTGGAGACTCCCTGTCTGCCCTGCAGGAGACAGAGCTGCAATTCCGGGCTTTCAACACTGAGGTTCAG GAGCGCCTGGCCCAGGCACGGGAGGCCCTGGCCCTGGAGGAGGACACTGCCTCCCAGAAGGTCCTGGATGTCTTTGAACAGAGGCTGGAGCAGGCTGAGAGTGGCCTCCATCGAGCACTGCGGCTACAGCGCTTCTTCCAGCAG GCTCATGAATGGGTGAATGAAGGTTCTGCTCGGCTGGCAGGAGCGGGGCCCGGTAGGGAGGCCGTGTTGGCAGCCCTGGCCCTGCGGCGGGCCCCGGAGCCGAGTGCTGGCACCTTCCAGGAGATGCGGGCCCTGGCCTTGGACTTGGGCAGCCCTGCTGCCCTGAGAGAGTGGGGCCGCTGCCGGGCCCGCTGCCAAGAGCTGGAGAGGAGGATTCAGCAGCAGCTAGGAGAGGAAGCGAGTCCACGGGGCCATCGGCGACGGAGGGCAGACAGCGCCAGCAGCGGAGGGGCCCCCCGGGGCCCTCACAGCCCCTCACCCAGCCTTAGTTCCCTGATGctccccagcagccctgggcCACGCACAGCCCCATCCCATTGCTCCCTGGCCCCCTGTGGGGAGGACTGTGAAGAAGAGGGCCCTGACTTGGCTCCAGAAGCAGAGGGTAGACCTCCGAGGACTGTGCTGATTCGAGGCCTGGAAGTCACCAGTACCGAGGTGGTAGACAGGACGTGCTCGCCCCGGGAACATGTGCTGCTGGGCCGGGCTGGAGGTCCAGATGGGCCCTGGGGAGTAGGTACCCCCCGGATGGAGCGCAAGCGAAGCATCAG CGCCCAGCAGCGTCTGGTGTCAGAGCTGATTGCCTGTGAGCAAGAGTACGTGGCCACCTTGAGCGAGCCAGTGCCACCCCCGGGGCCCGAGCTGACTCCCgaactaaggggcacctgggccgcAGCCCTGAGTACCCGGGAGAGGCTTCGCAGCTTCCATCGGACACACTTTCTCCGGGAGCTTCAGGGCTGTGCCACCCACCCCCTGCGCATTGGGGCCTGCTTCCTTCGCCAT GGGGACCAGTTCAGCCTTTACGCCCAGTACGTGAAACACCGACACAAACTGGAGAATGGTCTGGCTGCACTTGGCCCCCCAAGCAAG GGCTCAGCAGAGAGTGGCCCTCACTTGCCCCAGGCGTTGCAGCAGCCCTTGGAGCAGCTGGCTCGGTATGGACGGCTCCTGGAGGAGCTCCTAAGGGAAGCTGGGCCTGAGCTGAGTTCTGAGCGCCAGGCTCTTGGGGCTGCCGTGCAGCTGCTCCGGGAACAGGAGACCCGTGGCAGAGACCTGCTGGCCGTGGAGGCAGTGCGTGGCTGTGAG acAGATTTGAAGGAGCAGGGCCAGCTCCTACACCGGGACCCCTTCACTGTCATCTGTGGCCGAAAGAAGTGCCTTCGCCATGTCTTTCTCTTTGAGCATCTCCTCCTGTTCAGCAAGCTCAAGGGCCCTGAGGGAGGGTCAGAGACCTTTGTTTACAAGCAGGCCTTTAAG ACtgccgacatggggctcacagaAAACATCGGGGACAGCGGACTCTGCTTTGAGTTGTGGTTCCGGCGGCGGCGCGCTCGAGAAGCATACACTCTGCAGGCAGCCTCACCAGAGATCAAACTCAAGTGGACCAGTTCTATTGCCCAGCTGCTGTGGAGACAGGCGGCTCACAACAAGG AGCTCCGAGTGCAGCAGATGGTCTCCATGGGCATTGGGAATAAACCTTTCCTGGACATCAAAGCCCTTGGGGAGCGGACGCTGAGTGCCTTGCTCACTGGAAGAG CCGCCCGCACCCGGGCTTCCGTGGCCGTGTCATCCTTTGAGCATGCCGGCCCTTCCCTTCCCGGCCTCTCAccgggagcctgctccctgcctgccCGCGTCGAGGAGGAGGCCTGGGATCTGGACGTCAAGCAAATTTCCCTGG CCCCAGAAACACTTGACTCTTCTGGAGATGTGTCCCCAGGACCAAGAAACAGCCCCAGCCTGCAGCCCCCCCACCCTGGGAGCAGCACTCCCACTCTGGCCAGTGGAGGGATCTTAGGGCTGTCCCGGCAG AGTCATGCCCGAGCCCTGAGTGACCCCACCACTCCTCTGTGA